The following are encoded together in the Montipora foliosa isolate CH-2021 chromosome 12, ASM3666993v2, whole genome shotgun sequence genome:
- the LOC137981131 gene encoding uncharacterized protein: MFKITIWSLMAIALLVRTRSDADLSEAERRAVGGSSTNPDVSTTMTTHFTAFYLQGQPPMHLPLPSTLVFVCQRRDTTNYLYSSLFDTNAGIPIYSGYIIRRHQGLGIGTYTRCSIPWKTTAGVPGNQGSNAIYSGSRAADVHRGHLNPCHINSYNQTYMKVTFIYTNCVPQCGTSFNSGTWMAYEGRIASYTKHRCANQTGGTMYLVTGQSSYRIHVRSNGALVQVPTATQYYPSSSSHHRLVQPNSLWTAGCCVYRSGTTGLITYAESIAVIGNNDKNSSCTLTRAVHLTDLEWLLVPSTSPYPADIFPGYPGCRTNSFSAHL; this comes from the exons ATGTTCAAAATAACAATCTGGTCTTTAATGGCCATCGCTCTTTTAGTGAGAACGAGAAGTGACGCTGATCTATCAG AAGCAGAACGAAGAGCCGTGGGGGGAAGTTCGACCAATCCTGATGTTTCTACCACCATGACAACCCATTTCACAGCCTTTTACCTTCAAGGACAGCCACCAATGCACTTGCCGTTGCCTAGTACACTAGTGTTCGTTTGCCAAAGACGGGATACTACTAATTACCTATACTCTTCCCTGTTCGATACAAACGCTGGAATCCCCATATATTCCGGTTACATAATAAGGCGTCACCAAGGGTTAGGGATAGGCACATATACGAGATGCAGTATTCCTTGGAAGACAACAGCGGGAG TCCCAGGCAATCAAGGTAGCAATGCAATATATAGTGGATCTAGGGCCGCAGATGTTCACAGAGGCCACTTGAACCCTTGCCACATCAATTCCTATAACCAAACTTACATGAAGGTCACTTTTATTTACACTAACTGCGTGCCACAGTGCGGTACAAGCTTTAACAGTGGAACCTGGATGGCGTACGAAGGAAGAATTGCGAGCTACACAAAACACAGATGCGCAAATCAAACAGGTGGCACAATGTACCTAGTTACTGGACAGTCGAGCTATCGCATTCACGTTCGGTCGAATGGTGCACTCGTTCAAGTCCCCACCGCGACT CAATATTATCCTAGTTCTTCAAGTCACCATCGTCTTGTGCAGCCGAACTCTCTGTGGACAGCAGGTTGTTGCGTGTACCGGTCGGGAACTACGGGTTTGATTACATATGCTGAATCCATTGCAGTCATCGGAAACAACGACAAGAACAGCAGTTGCACGTTGACGCGGGCCGTCCATTTAACGGACTTGGAATGGCTACTTGTTCCAAGCACCTCACCGTATCCAGCTGATATATTCCCTGGATATCCTGGCTGCAGGACTAATAGCTTTTCTGCTCATTTGTAA
- the LOC137981132 gene encoding uncharacterized protein — protein sequence MLFKLSVRGKQGSDALYTGSSAADVHRGHLNPCHINSYNKTYMKATFIYTNCVPQCGTSFNSGTWMTYEKKIASYTKRRCANQTGGTMYLVTGQSKYRIRVRSNGALAQVPTAIHYYPSSSSQHRLVQPNSLWTAGCCVHRSGITGSITYAESIAVIGNNDKNSSCTLTRAVHLSQLERLLVPSTATHPADIFPGYSGCRTNSYSSHL from the exons atgctttttaAACTTTCAGTCCGAGGTAAACAAGGTAGCGATGCACTGTATACTGGATCTAGTGCCGCAGATGTTCACAGAGGCCACTTAAACCCTTGCCACATCAACTCCTATAACAAAACCTACATGAAGGCCACTTTTATTTACACTAACTGCGTGCCACAGTGTGGTACAAGCTTTAACAGTGGAACCTGGATGACGTACGAAAAGAAAATAGCAAGCTACACAAAACGCAGATGCGCAAATCAAACAGGTGGCACAATGTACCTTGTTACTGGTCAGTCGAAGTATCGCATTCGCGTGCGGTCAAATGGTGCACTCGCTCAAGTCCCCACCGCGATT CATTATTATCCTAGTTCTTCAAGTCAACATCGTCTCGTGCAGCCGAACTCGCTGTGGACAGCCGGTTGTTGCGTGCACCGGTCGGGAATCACAGGTTCGATTACATATGCTGAGTCCATTGCAGTCATCGGAAACAACGACAAGAACAGCAGCTGCACGTTGACACGGGCCGTCCATTTGTCGCAGTTGGAAAGGCTACTCGTTCCAAGCACCGCAACGCATCCAGCTGATATATTCCCTGGATATTCTGGTTGCAGAACTAATAGCTACTCTTCTCATTTGTAA